The Verrucomicrobiota bacterium genome has a window encoding:
- a CDS encoding phosphoenolpyruvate hydrolase family protein encodes MTRQDVLDRLKQQVARRAPIVGCGAGTGISAKCAEAGGADLIIIYNSGRYRMAGRGSLAGLMPYGDANAIVMEMASEVLPVVKRTPVLAGVCGTDPFRLMPRFLRQVGEAGFSGVQNFPTVGLIDGTFRANLEGTGMGYDKEIDMIREAHRQELFTSPYVFDADQARRMVEAGADQLVAHVGLTTAGTIGAAVALSLEEAIEKVLQIAEAGRAVRKDVLVICHGGPLDEPENVARALAQMPGIDGFFGASSIERLPTERAISSQVKAFKESRLA; translated from the coding sequence ATGACCAGACAAGACGTTTTGGATCGGCTCAAACAGCAAGTGGCCAGGCGCGCCCCCATCGTCGGCTGCGGGGCCGGTACCGGCATTTCGGCCAAGTGCGCCGAGGCCGGAGGCGCCGACCTCATCATCATTTACAACTCCGGCCGGTATCGCATGGCGGGTCGGGGTTCGCTGGCCGGGCTGATGCCCTACGGCGACGCCAACGCAATCGTGATGGAAATGGCGTCTGAAGTGCTGCCGGTCGTTAAGCGCACCCCCGTCCTAGCCGGCGTGTGCGGCACCGATCCCTTCCGGCTGATGCCGCGCTTCCTCAGGCAAGTCGGAGAGGCCGGCTTCTCGGGCGTGCAGAACTTCCCAACCGTGGGGCTGATCGATGGCACCTTCCGCGCCAACCTGGAGGGCACCGGCATGGGTTACGACAAAGAGATCGATATGATTCGGGAGGCCCATCGCCAGGAGCTCTTCACTTCGCCCTATGTGTTTGATGCCGACCAGGCGCGCCGGATGGTGGAGGCGGGCGCCGACCAGTTGGTGGCTCACGTCGGTTTAACCACTGCGGGCACGATCGGGGCGGCGGTGGCGCTGAGTCTGGAAGAGGCGATCGAGAAAGTGCTGCAGATCGCCGAAGCGGGCCGCGCCGTGAGGAAAGACGTGCTGGTCATCTGCCACGGCGGCCCCTTAGACGAACCGGAGAACGTCGCCCGCGCGCTGGCCCAAATGCCCGGCATCGATGGGTTCTTCGGCGCTTCGTCTATCGAACGGCTGCCGACTGAACGTGCCATTTCCTCGCAGGTCAAAGCGTTCAAGGAGAGTCGCCTGGCCTGA
- a CDS encoding Tm-1-like ATP-binding domain-containing protein, protein MSGKVLIIGTLDTKGVDFRFVRDLIREAGLETLTIDVGTIGEPAFTPEVTRTEVAEAAGADIIGFRSGEHKDQAMLAMTNGVVEVVRRLQREGRVAGVFSMGGSGGTAIATAAMRALPVGVPKVMVSTVGGGDVSAYAGGKDIVFFPSIVDVAGLNRISRLIYANAAHAMIGMARARPPSAAEDKPLLAASMFGSTTPCVTAVKEAIEKRGFEVLVFHATGTGGRTMEALIDQGLISGLLDVTTTELADNVCGGVMDAGPERCLAAPRAGLPTVLVPGCVDMANFWSVESMPRAYQGRVLYRWNPNVTLLRTNAEENREIGRRISAAANAATGPVAILIPKRGVSLLDREGSEFWDPEADRACFDAIRAGVRPGIEIRELDHHINDPPFATEVASQMLRLLQERGPTVSERQP, encoded by the coding sequence GTGAGCGGCAAGGTCCTGATCATCGGCACCCTTGATACCAAAGGCGTCGATTTCCGGTTCGTCCGCGACCTCATACGGGAGGCGGGCCTGGAGACGCTCACCATCGACGTCGGCACCATCGGCGAACCGGCCTTTACGCCGGAGGTAACCCGTACTGAGGTGGCCGAAGCCGCCGGGGCGGACATTATCGGCTTCCGCTCCGGGGAGCACAAGGACCAGGCCATGCTGGCGATGACCAACGGCGTGGTGGAGGTCGTCCGCCGGTTGCAGCGCGAAGGCCGAGTGGCCGGCGTCTTCAGTATGGGCGGGTCCGGCGGCACCGCGATTGCCACGGCGGCGATGCGGGCCTTGCCGGTGGGTGTGCCCAAGGTCATGGTGTCGACGGTGGGCGGCGGTGACGTCAGTGCCTATGCGGGTGGCAAGGACATCGTCTTCTTTCCTTCCATCGTTGACGTGGCGGGCCTGAACCGGATCAGCCGGCTGATTTATGCCAATGCGGCCCACGCCATGATCGGCATGGCCCGGGCGAGACCGCCTTCAGCGGCGGAGGATAAACCGTTACTGGCGGCCTCCATGTTTGGCAGCACGACCCCGTGCGTGACCGCGGTCAAAGAGGCGATCGAAAAGCGCGGCTTTGAAGTGCTGGTGTTTCATGCCACCGGCACGGGCGGCCGCACGATGGAAGCCCTGATTGACCAAGGGCTCATCAGCGGCTTGCTCGACGTCACCACGACCGAACTGGCGGACAACGTGTGCGGCGGGGTAATGGACGCCGGGCCCGAGCGTTGCCTGGCCGCGCCGCGGGCAGGCCTGCCCACCGTGCTGGTGCCGGGCTGCGTCGACATGGCCAATTTCTGGAGCGTCGAGTCCATGCCCAGGGCCTACCAGGGCCGGGTGCTGTACCGCTGGAACCCGAACGTGACCCTGCTGCGCACCAACGCCGAGGAAAACCGCGAGATCGGCCGCCGGATCTCCGCGGCGGCCAACGCGGCCACCGGGCCGGTGGCGATCCTGATTCCGAAACGGGGCGTCTCCCTGCTCGACCGCGAGGGGAGCGAGTTCTGGGATCCCGAGGCCGACCGGGCGTGTTTCGACGCGATCCGCGCCGGCGTACGCCCCGGCATCGAGATCCGTGAACTCGATCACCACATCAACGACCCGCCGTTTGCCACCGAAGTGGCCAGCCAAATGCTACGGCTGCTTCAGGAACGCGGCCCCACCGTTTCCGAGCGACAACCATGA
- a CDS encoding sigma 54-interacting transcriptional regulator: protein MSSRSEDNLPLPSGACRRGDQQNDYAFDRLRATLGLEHIIGESPAFVELIRQIPAIAKYDVSLLIFGETGTGKEVFARAIHYCGPRADKPFIPVNCGAVPVDLLENEFFGHESGAFTGANSSRRGVIKEADGGTLFLDEVDCLPPLAQVKLLRFLQDGQFRPLGSTSICSADVRVIAASNARFTEALETGRFRRDLYYRLNVLSLRLPPLREREDDIVLLARHFLAKYTRKFGTAAGGFSPGALQKLISHSWPGNVRELENVIQRAVVLAKRATIEADDICTADTPEEPSIAQSFQQLKAQVINEFEQTYVRRMLLIHDGNITKAAQGAGQDRRAFWELMRKHRIMARPPAPPKGETGPG from the coding sequence ATGTCGTCGCGTTCAGAGGATAACCTGCCGCTACCTTCCGGGGCGTGCAGACGTGGAGATCAACAAAACGATTACGCCTTCGATAGGCTGCGGGCAACCCTCGGCCTGGAGCATATCATCGGTGAAAGCCCGGCTTTTGTGGAGTTAATCCGGCAGATCCCTGCAATCGCCAAATACGATGTGAGCTTGTTGATCTTCGGTGAGACCGGCACCGGCAAGGAGGTGTTCGCCCGGGCGATTCATTATTGCGGCCCGCGGGCGGACAAGCCGTTCATCCCGGTCAACTGCGGTGCCGTTCCCGTCGACCTTTTGGAAAACGAGTTTTTCGGACACGAATCCGGCGCATTTACGGGCGCCAACTCCTCCCGCCGCGGGGTGATCAAGGAAGCCGACGGGGGCACGTTGTTCCTGGACGAAGTGGATTGCCTTCCTCCCTTGGCGCAGGTAAAACTCCTGCGTTTCCTGCAGGACGGCCAATTCCGGCCGCTCGGGTCCACGTCGATCTGCAGCGCGGATGTGCGGGTGATCGCGGCTTCAAATGCCAGGTTCACCGAAGCCCTGGAAACCGGCCGGTTCCGAAGAGATCTGTATTACCGCTTGAACGTGCTCTCGCTCCGGTTGCCGCCCCTCCGTGAGCGGGAGGACGATATCGTCCTGCTGGCCAGGCATTTTCTGGCCAAGTACACCCGAAAGTTCGGCACGGCCGCCGGCGGGTTTTCACCCGGCGCGCTTCAGAAGCTCATTTCTCACAGTTGGCCGGGCAACGTGCGGGAGTTAGAGAATGTGATCCAGCGTGCGGTCGTTCTGGCCAAGCGCGCTACCATTGAAGCCGACGACATTTGTACGGCGGACACCCCTGAGGAACCGTCGATCGCCCAGAGCTTTCAACAATTGAAAGCGCAAGTCATCAACGAGTTTGAACAGACCTATGTCCGCCGGATGCTGCTTATCCACGACGGCAATATCACCAAGGCTGCCCAAGGGGCCGGGCAGGACCGCCGCGCCTTTTGGGAGCTGATGCGCAAGCACCGCATCATGGCGCGGCCGCCGGCGCCGCCCAAGGGGGAAACCGGACCCGGTTAG